A window from Plasmodium chabaudi chabaudi strain AS genome assembly, chromosome: 11 encodes these proteins:
- a CDS encoding NLI interacting factor-like phosphatase, putative produces the protein MDESETYKETNLNTGLLDSGNNNMKSNENVNIGINNTNSNNGGRGSNNTNFGKRYNFNYNNLSISNKKFLLNKNHLYIKAGIKQGANNSKKFINKGNADNRRDIKQDRNTNMNNSGISNNDKFSDQINNNYNIENSTNEQANEYNYANMGYNPDSESWTNDENLNDKNGIPFNARLGTNNGNNNMAQRKRRTNKFEMGNQNFKNKQKKFYNTTVNDPLKRYNNNSANVDAINNNEENEEDQNFSNVINTNAENNKMTNELNKRQLNNNRNLKHLNNFGNKKMFNNMTFSINKYLNSNVNFQKHNNDKINNTYGKAKNKMAYKNLKIKNKENLNIPNDIRTHNSTSNTSNDYGNNLAREINGGQGIEGISSSSNYDDLNLLAQAFNYENVKILKSHLEGSTTNKKRNNTGSNIEGNKDDSKFLSYIEWLSEVSEITDEENDSEDMNSDNRKNNNSNFSQINSQYSQNDQTISEKMKRLYSQFGKYNYKNGQTGEFGQDAINTIDNNNMPYFEDNKNQGILGSDNLSGSHLARYSSEKKNDSFIDGQTEFDAYGKEEINSINLVETQNGSNLNNGISSNYIQENETNKITEPINDIPIEDLFITSYMPYPPEKYNNIYDLHEIKIMSPHILKTILHKKGKTYHSSLKDGKLILMLDLDNTLLQATSFAKFNMELPLENFIGENDEPELYKFFLPYYNFFYYLKFRPYVRQFLEILSLYYELSIYTNATREYADVVIAILDPDRTIFADRIVARCSSVDRDENKHFEKIYPNVDPKYVIAFDDRKDVWYDIPDSHILRAEHYNFFELSKYDIISHFKEPNTCKKRFVDMDMHLHYMIKIFLKIHKQFFENPLNVDVGKIIDNIMLSTLSDVGLYFTGFRKNSKNLQNVLSSDCEERQKEIALELGAKIYSNYDDPGVTHIIAAKNCTDNLIKSKQSNYNHIEKVHTLWLYHCRGTLENDRSSLFDADDLCKIYNNKPPLHPKKDHWFFGNKDADKKQENKSDCVKIENLKSRIFLGTGEYTNDAVICSPYEQISIKWIEKEVKLRQIYDNPPNFMAQDKTLDLRSAEKRNNDETTKNARDSNFIGSPDLDISDKVIQQDKQ, from the coding sequence ATGGATGAAAGCGAAACGTATAAAGAAACAAACCTAAATACGGGTTTGCTAGACAgtggtaataataatatgaaaagtaacgaaaatgtaaatataggaataaataatactaattcaaataatggTGGTAGAGGatcaaataatacaaattttggaaaaagatataattttaattataataatttgagtataagtaataaaaagtttttgttaaataaaaatcatttatatattaaagcAGGCATAAAACAAGGAGccaataattcaaaaaaatttataaacaaagGGAATGCAGATAATAGAAGGGACATCAAACAAGATAGAAATACGAACATGAACAACAGTGGCATATCAAATAATGACAAATTTTCagatcaaataaataataattataatatagaaaattcaACTAATGAACAAgcaaatgaatataattatgcTAATATGGGATATAACCCTGATTCAGAAAGTTGGacaaatgatgaaaatttaaatgacAAAAATGGAATTCCATTTAATGCAAGGCTAGGTACTAACAatggtaataataatatggcTCAAAGAAAACGAAGAActaataaatttgaaatgggaaatcaaaattttaaaaataaacagaaaaaattttataacacAACAGTTAATGATCCATTAAAGAGgtacaataataattctgCAAATGTAGATgccataaataataatgaagaaaacGAGGAGGATCAAAACTTTTCAAACGTCATAAATACGAATGCcgaaaataacaaaatgaCTAACGAACTTAATAAAAGgcaattaaataataatagaaatTTAAAGcatttaaacaattttggtaataaaaaaatgtttaataatatgacattttcaataaataaatatttaaattcgaatgtaaattttcaaaaacataataatgataaaataaataatacatatggaaaagctaaaaataaaatggcatataaaaatttgaaaattaaaaataaagaaaatttaaacataCCTAACGATATAAGAACACACAATTCTACATCTAACACATCAAATGATTATGGAAATAATTTGGCTCGTGAAATAAATGGAGGTCAAGGAATAGAAGGAATATCTAGTTCCTCTAATTACGATGATCTTAATTTATTAGCACAAGCCtttaattatgaaaatgtgaaaattttaaaaagtcATCTTGAAGGAAGCACAACCAACAAAAAACGAAATAATACCGGTTCTAATATTGAAGGGAATAAAGAtgattcaaaatttttgaGTTACATAGAATGGCTAAGTGAAGTTTCCGAAATAACggatgaagaaaatgattcCGAAGATATGAACAGTGATaacagaaaaaataataattcaaatttttcaCAAATAAATTCACAGTACTCTCAAAATGATCAAACTATATctgaaaaaatgaaaaggcTATATTCTCAGtttggaaaatataattataaaaatgggcAGACAGGAGAATTTGGGCAAGATGCAATAAATAcaattgataataataacatgcCATATTTTGaggataataaaaatcaagGCATATTAGGAAGTGATAATTTATCGGGTTCACATTTAGCTAGATATagttcagaaaaaaaaaatgattctTTTATAGATGGGCAAACAGAATTTGATGCATATGGAAaggaagaaataaattcaaTCAACTTAGTAGAAACACAAAATGGATCGAATTTGAATAATGGAATTTCTTCGAATTATATTcaagaaaatgaaacaaacaaaattaCGGAACCAATTAATGATATACCAATAGAggatttatttataacttCTTATATGCCATATCCAcctgaaaaatataataatatttacgatttacatgaaataaaaataatgtcaccccatatattaaaaacaatacTTCATAAGAAAGGAAAAACATATCATTCATCTTTAAAAGATGGAAAACTAATTTTAATGTTAGATTTAGATAATACATTATTACAAGCTACTTCATTTGctaaatttaatatggAATTACCtttagaaaattttataggagaaaatgatgaacctgaattatataaattttttttaccttattataattttttttattatttaaaatttcgACCTTATGTTCGTCaatttttagaaatattgtcattatattatgaattatctatatatactaATGCAACAAGAGAATATGCAGATGTAGTTATCGCAATTTTAGATCCCGATAGAACCATTTTTGCAGATCGTATAGTTGCTAGATGTAGTAGTGTAGATagagatgaaaataaacactttgaaaaaatatatccaaATGTTGATccaaaatatgtaatagcATTTGATGACAGAAAAGATGTTTGGTATGATATCCCAGATTCTCACATCTTAAGAGCAGaacattataatttttttgaactaagtaaatatgatattatTTCCCATTTTAAAGAACCTAATAcatgtaaaaaaagattTGTAGATATGGATATGCATCTACATTATAtgattaaaatttttttaaaaattcataaaCAGTTTTTTGAAAACCCATTAAATGTAGATGTaggaaaaattatagataATATTATGCTTAGTACTTTATCAGATGTAGGATTATATTTCACAggatttagaaaaaattcaaaaaatttacaaaacgTTCTTTCATCCGATTGTGAAGAAAGACAAAAAGAAATCGCATTAGAGTTGGGAGCTAAAATTTATTCTAACTATGATGATCCAGGTGTTACCCATATTATTGCTGCTAAAAATTGTACagataatttaattaaatctaaacaatcaaattataatcATATAGAAAAGGTTCATACATTGTGGTTATATCATTGTAGAGGTACTCTCGAAAATGATAGATCCTCATTATTCGATGCAGATGATCtttgtaaaatttataataacaaaCCTCCTTTACATCCTAAAAAGGATCATTGGTTTTTTGGAAACAAAGATGCAGATAAAAaacaagaaaataaaagtgattgtgttaaaattgaaaatttgAAGTCACGTATATTTTTAGGAACAGGGGAATATACAAATGATGCTGTTATATGTTCTCCCTATGAACAAATAAGTATTAAATGGATCGAAAAAGAAGTAAAATTACgacaaatatatgataatcCTCCAAATTTTATGGCTCAAGATAAAACATTAGATCTTCGATCAGctgaaaaaagaaacaatgatgaaacaacaaaaaatgctagagattcaaattttatagGTTCCCCTGATTTAGATATATCTGATAAAGTTATTCAGCAAGACAAACAATAG